The sequence GATTCCGCGTCGCTCCCCATAATCAAAAGGCTCACCAGGGCGTCAATAAAGTAGCCCATCAGGAGGCCCACAATCAAAAGGATTGTAGAATTTTCAAACCTCGAAGCCACAAACATCACAATCGCGGTCACCACCAGCGCACCGATGGCCGCCCCCGACAAGACTCCGAAATGACCGAAGGTGAATCCGGCCAACAGCGAAAGCGCAACGCCAAGGCTTGCTCCACTGCTGATGCCAAGCACAAACGGGCCCGCCAGTGGGTTCCTAAACAGGGTCTGCAACGAAAGACCCGCCACCGCCAGAGAAATTCCAGAGAGAACCGCCGCCACTAGTCGGGGCACCCGAATCTGCCAAAAAATGCGGGCTTCTACGGAATCGTAATGAGCGCCCTTAAAAGAAAGGTCAGACCACGACAGTCCGACCGCTCCAGAAAATAGAGTCAAATAAGAAAGGATGGCAATCAGGGCGATGAGCAGCGCAAATCCAACAAGGATTCTTTGATCGATGCTGCGCATCGCAAGCCCCCAAGAAGACCTTACTTTTTCTTCTTGTTCTGGGGCTGTGCCGCAGCCTGCTTCAATTCCGCAGTCTGCTTCGGATCGCGGATATAGAGTTCAGGCGGGATATTGTCGAATCCCTGCAGGGCATTGAGCCAGTTATCGTTCAGGTCGCGGAATTCCAACTTGTTCAAGTTATAACGCAGAGAGTCATTCACGATATCGAACGTGATGTAGTCCCAACGAACCACCTGACGATCCTTAAAGACTTCGCGGCTCACGAGAGACTGGTCGGAATCGAAACGGTAGCGGGCCTTGAACGTGTATTCACCCGTCATCTGGTAGCGACCGGAATCGGAGTAAGTGCGAGTAATACCGATTAGCGTATCGTTTGCGCCGAAGCGGAGTTCAGCATCGCGGAAAGCATGACCGTGAGCGATGATCGGAGTGCGCCAGACGCCCACCACCTGGTCTTTCATGCGCTTCTGGAGCACAGTGTCAATGCGCCAGTGGTCGAAGTTGCTCTTGTCGTAGCGAGCGCGCTGCACGTACTTACCCGTCTGGACCAACTTGCGGACGCTGTCGGCCTGAACTTTCGCAAGGCTATCTGCGTTACGAGGACCGACCGCCGGTGCCACATGGTTCATCGAATCAAGCTTAGCCTGAATCATTTCGTCGAGCGTTGCCGTAGCTCCACGCGGTGTGGCCACCACCTGGGATTCTACTTTAACGAGGTTTGCAGGTTGAGTTGCGGCAGGAGCCGTCTGTGCCAAAGGCATTCCTACGAAAGCCAAAGACAATAAAGAAATAATAATATGCTTATACATAGATACACTCATCATCGTAAATGTAGTTAAAGCGATATAAAAAAGGTAAGGATAACATACAAAAAAAGGCTATCTTTGGACTATGTTTGAAAAAACACTCGACTATTCCCAAGTTCCTTCCCCCTGTTTTGTTCTTGATGAGGCCAGACTGCGCCGTAATATGGAAATTCTGGACGATATCCAGAAGCGGGGAAACGTAAAAATCATTTGCGCCTTAAAAGGTTACAGTTTTTGGCGCTCTTTCCCCCTCATCGGCCAGTACCTAGCCGGTGCCACCGCCTCCAGTCTGAACGAAGCAAGACTCGCCAAGGAGGAAATGGGTAAAGAAGTCCACGTGTTCGCCCCCGTCTATGACGACGACGAAATCGACCAGATTCTCGCCTGCGCAGGCCACATTACCTTCAACAGCTTTAGCCAGTGGCAGCGTTTTAAAGGCAAGACTCTCGCCGCAGGTGTGAGCGCAGGAATTCGCGTAAATCCGCAATTTTCGACCGTCGAGACCGACCTGTACAACCCGTGCGGCAAGTTTTCGAGACTCGGCGTCACCGAAGCGGAGTTCAAACCGGAACTCTTGGACGGCATCGAAGGGCTCCATTTCCACGCTCTCTGCGAACAGGACGCCGACGCCCTGGAAGGCGTGCTGAAGGCCTTCGAGCAACATTTCGGCAAGTACCTGCCGCAAATGAAATGGGTGAATTTTGGCGGCGGCCACCACATTACCCGCAAGGATTACCACCGCGAAGAGCTCGTGCGCATTTTGAACGACTTCCACAGCCGCTATCCGCACCTCTCCGTTATCATGGAACCGGGTGAAGCCGTCGGGTGGCAGACGGGCGAACTGGTCGCCTCAGTCGGAGACATTGTCCACAACGAAATGGACATTGTCGTACTGAACGTATCGATCAGCGCACACATGCCGGACTGCCTCGAAATGCCGTACCGCCCCACCGTGACGGGTGCAGGCATGCCGGGAGAAAAGAGATTTACATACAAACTAGCAGGAAATTCCTGCCTCGCCGGCGACCAGCTCGGGGACTTTTCCTTTGTCGAACCGCTCAAGGTGGGCGACAAGATCATCTTTGAAGACATGATCCATTATACAATGGTCAAGACCACGTTCTTCAACGGGGTGCGTCACCCGAGTATCGGCAAGTTCGACGAACAGGGCAAATTCCATTTGCTCCACAAGTTTACTTACGAGCAGTTCAAGGAGAAGCTGTAATGCTTTTCCACAGCGAAGAAGAAACTTACAACTGGGCGGTTGAATTCGGACGCAGCCTGAAGCCGGGCGACAAGGTGGCTCTTTACGGCAACCTGGGCGCCGGCAAGACGGTCATCAGTCGCGGGGTCTGCAAAGGTCTCGGTTTCACGGGATCCGTCTGCTCCCCCACCTACACCATTCTGCACGAATACCCTAACAACCCGCCGATTTTCCACTTCGACCTTTACCGCCTGGACGGCGGCGCCGACTTGAACGAAGTCGGCCTCGACCCCGATTATCTGGAAAAAGGAATCAGCTTGATCGAATGGCCAGAACGCCTCGAAGACAACGACCCCGGTCTCACGCACAAGATTGAAATAAAAATCCTCTCGGAAACCGAGAGGGAAATCGAAGTCACAAACCTTTAAAAAAGAAAACCCGCCTGAACGGCGGGTTTTTCATTGTTTCTGCAAAAGGAGCTTACTTCTTGGCAGCGGCGGTATCGGCAACCGGTTCTGCAGCAGCTGCAGCGGCAACCTTGGCAGCTTCCTTTGCGGCCTGGACTTCGGCAATCTTCACGATTTCGTCCCATTCGCTCTTGTCGCCGGTGTAAAGGAGCATGGCGCCCTTGTATTCCGTCACGATCTTTGCGGCAGCGGCGGTATCGCCCTTGTCCAAAGCGTCATTGGCGCTAGTGAGCAAGTCTTTCTGGACATTGCGCATGTCCTCGATTTCTCCCAGACGGTTCTGACGGAGCACCTCCAAGGTATCGCTCACGAAAGCGAGATCCCAGGTAGCCTCGTAGCAGGATTCCACTTCGGCGAACTTGGAAGCGTCTTCGGCTGCGGCAGCGTACAAGGCGTCGCACTTGGCAAACGTTTCGGCGCAGTTGCGCTTCACGTACTGATAATAATGATAGCCGCCCACAATCAGGCCGATAATGACCAAAAGGAATACACCGTCTTGCCAGCCCATGATTGGGCCCGACGGGAGTCTCGGCTTTCCGTTGACGGTATCGCCCGCTTCCAGGCGTTCTTCGGCTTCGTCAAAGGGGCTTTTTCCATTCAAGAAACTGAACATGTTCTACCTACTTTTTTATACCTATTTTTTGGTGAGGGCCGCAAAGACCCGTGCATATAAATAAATCTGCTTGACCAAGCTTGCAAAACCATTCGAGCGCGTCGGCGAAAGTCCCACATTCAGGCCAATATCCTGAAAGAACTTCGGGTCCACTGCGAGAATGTCTGCAGGAGCCATGTCGTTATAAATCTTGAGCGCCAAGGCACCGAGCCCGCGGCTAATCAGCGGATTCGTGGTACCGCCTTCCACATCCATTTCAAAGTGAATCTTTGCGCCATCAAAACTCGGAACCAGGTACATGGTCGATGCACAACCCTGAATAATGAACTTTTCCGCCTTCAAGGCAGTGTCCATACCCTTGTGGGCGCGAGCCAAATCCAAGAGGAATTTCCACTTGTCATCGGGGTCGCTAAAGCTTGCAAACTTTTCGCGAACTTCGCTCAAACGCGCATCCATTAATTCGCTCATAAACCTACCGCAAGAAGGAACGCATCTTCCAAATCAAGGAAGGTGCAGCCCACAAAACATTAAAGAAAATACGGAACAGAGTCTGCTTTTCGCGTGGGAGCTTCGAAAGCTTGAAAGCCGCGCGGTCAAACTGCTTGTCGCTGATTTTATTGAAACCGACCTTGGCGCGAGCCACCTGCAGGTGTTTTTTGCCGAGGGCAGCCATCCAGCGGTCAAGAACCTTGGATTCAACGGCACTACGGTTTTCGTTCGGTTCGCCGAGCCATTCCTTGACCGATTCCGCGACAATCTTGCCGCACAAAAGCGATTCGACAATGCCCGAACGGCTAATGGGGTTCACGCAGCTAGCCGCATCGCCCGCCTTAAAGAGGCCGCACTTGGCCATGGGCTTTGTAGACTGGCCACAAGCGATCATGCCGCCATACACGGCCTTGACCTTTGCCTTCGGGTAATCGCGGGCAATAAAATCCAACAGTTTCTGACGCAGGGGGACCTTGTGATCCACATCCTTGCCGAGCACAAAGCCGATATTCACCTCGACGCCGTCGCGCGGGAAAATCCAGCCGTAGCCCGATTCAAATTCGGAACCGAAAAAGAGCTCGATATGTTCCTTGCTGTGTTCAATGCCTTCGGCCACCGCAAAAATGGCGGGTTCCAAATCGGTATCGCCCGATTCAATGCCCTTAAGGCAATCAATATTGCGAGTCAGCCTGCAGCTCGGGCCAGTCGCATCGACAACGGCCTCGGCAAACAAGGTTTCGATTTCGCCGCCGACCGACACCGTAATATTCCAGCCTTCTTCGGTCTTTTCAAGTTTCTTGATAACCGTGTCGTAGTGGCATTCCACGCCTGCAGACACGCAACCATCCGAAATGGAATGGTGGAACCGGGCGCGGTCCAGAATCAAGCCGCAGTCCTTGCTATAAAATTCAGCACGGTAACGCTTGGGCGAGGTAAAATAAATTCCAGAAAGAGTCCCGCGGACAAAGGAATCATCGACCGGCCAAAGGGAATTCAAGCGATCCTTGGATACCGCTTCGGCACAGAAAATAGGTTCTTTCCAGGGCTCTTTTTTGTCCAAAAGCAAAATCCGTCTGGTACCGGAGGTCAAGCGACCAAGGGTACAGGCAGCCATGAGACCGGCAGGACCGGCCCCGCAAACCACCACATCGTATCGATTTGAGGTAAAATTTGCCATTTCGGGGAACAAATTAGCATTTATTTATAAAGTTTTTTTCTTTTTTATTGTTAATTGGCAATTT is a genomic window of Fibrobacter sp. UWB5 containing:
- a CDS encoding iron ABC transporter permease, whose protein sequence is MRSIDQRILVGFALLIALIAILSYLTLFSGAVGLSWSDLSFKGAHYDSVEARIFWQIRVPRLVAAVLSGISLAVAGLSLQTLFRNPLAGPFVLGISSGASLGVALSLLAGFTFGHFGVLSGAAIGALVVTAIVMFVASRFENSTILLIVGLLMGYFIDALVSLLIMGSDAESLRVYVSWGMGSFGRLTFDGIWIFALCTVVGLVLVTLSIRYLNAARMGDDFAKGLGVNVRQGRVMVLLGASLLAAASTAFCGPVAFVGIAVPHLSFMLFKTSNHRVLMPASALCGVVLCLAASQFSKFPLNAVLSLVGVPVVLWVIVRGGGLRR
- a CDS encoding SufE family protein; this encodes MSELMDARLSEVREKFASFSDPDDKWKFLLDLARAHKGMDTALKAEKFIIQGCASTMYLVPSFDGAKIHFEMDVEGGTTNPLISRGLGALALKIYNDMAPADILAVDPKFFQDIGLNVGLSPTRSNGFASLVKQIYLYARVFAALTKK
- the nspC gene encoding carboxynorspermidine decarboxylase, with amino-acid sequence MFEKTLDYSQVPSPCFVLDEARLRRNMEILDDIQKRGNVKIICALKGYSFWRSFPLIGQYLAGATASSLNEARLAKEEMGKEVHVFAPVYDDDEIDQILACAGHITFNSFSQWQRFKGKTLAAGVSAGIRVNPQFSTVETDLYNPCGKFSRLGVTEAEFKPELLDGIEGLHFHALCEQDADALEGVLKAFEQHFGKYLPQMKWVNFGGGHHITRKDYHREELVRILNDFHSRYPHLSVIMEPGEAVGWQTGELVASVGDIVHNEMDIVVLNVSISAHMPDCLEMPYRPTVTGAGMPGEKRFTYKLAGNSCLAGDQLGDFSFVEPLKVGDKIIFEDMIHYTMVKTTFFNGVRHPSIGKFDEQGKFHLLHKFTYEQFKEKL
- a CDS encoding NAD(P)/FAD-dependent oxidoreductase; its protein translation is MANFTSNRYDVVVCGAGPAGLMAACTLGRLTSGTRRILLLDKKEPWKEPIFCAEAVSKDRLNSLWPVDDSFVRGTLSGIYFTSPKRYRAEFYSKDCGLILDRARFHHSISDGCVSAGVECHYDTVIKKLEKTEEGWNITVSVGGEIETLFAEAVVDATGPSCRLTRNIDCLKGIESGDTDLEPAIFAVAEGIEHSKEHIELFFGSEFESGYGWIFPRDGVEVNIGFVLGKDVDHKVPLRQKLLDFIARDYPKAKVKAVYGGMIACGQSTKPMAKCGLFKAGDAASCVNPISRSGIVESLLCGKIVAESVKEWLGEPNENRSAVESKVLDRWMAALGKKHLQVARAKVGFNKISDKQFDRAAFKLSKLPREKQTLFRIFFNVLWAAPSLIWKMRSFLR
- the tsaE gene encoding tRNA (adenosine(37)-N6)-threonylcarbamoyltransferase complex ATPase subunit type 1 TsaE, with the protein product MLFHSEEETYNWAVEFGRSLKPGDKVALYGNLGAGKTVISRGVCKGLGFTGSVCSPTYTILHEYPNNPPIFHFDLYRLDGGADLNEVGLDPDYLEKGISLIEWPERLEDNDPGLTHKIEIKILSETEREIEVTNL